The DNA sequence ACTCTCATGTGGTAGAGATtcgtttgattttttaatttttattttctgctCTTCTGTGgcagagattcctttaattAATACATTCTTTTTTTCATATATTCTCTACTCTCATGTGGCAGAGGTTCTTTagtttcttttattcttttaattcttttattctCTGTTATTTATTGAATTATATTCCAACTTATCTCAGCAATCTTTGTCTGAGTTTGGCTTCCAGTGCCATAActtctgtaagcaacctctgtcttacaggtgcgACTCTCTTGAGCCGATGTATGTAAAtataacctctgtaagcaacaTCGGTCTTATAGGTGAGGCTCTCTCTAACCAATATATGTATTAATATCTTCTGTAAGCAACATCTATTTTACAGGTGCGACCATCTCCTGAATTGGTCGATGTATCTCTAGAGAGCAAATCTCGGTGGACTCATCACCATATCTCTGCTtatctcattttctttttgttctttctttcttttctttcttatcattccacaatataaattattttcgCATTATTTCTTCGCCTTTTCCTAAGTGTATTATCGAGAGAGAATTAAAAATGCTTAATTTAAATTTGCCTTTCTAAAACTTTTAGGACAATTTTCTTCTTACTCTTTTAGTAtgtcataaataaaataatatttttttaaataaaatactaatatattatattgATACAAATAATgctaatattaataataaaagagtattaacattattattttatatcaaAACCTGCTTATTAATGTTCTATTCTTTAAGCTTTTAACTATTTACTTTTTAATccaatattttataatattactaattttaattttatattaaaaaattactaatttaattttatatttttagaaataacCCTGAGATCTTataaaatatcaatttttatccttgtactttttttattattcaaaatacccgaaaacttacataattacaaattttaccttgatttttatatacaaatacaatgttactcttcaaaaataaaatttaattactaaTCTTCCTCTTATACTAAAACCGAAACCCTTaacctttttcttttaaaatattacttgtGTTTTAATCCGTTCTCGAGCTTTTCGGTTATCGGTTCTTCgtaacttttaatttaattactcgACCATTGAACCTCACGCATTTTATTCAAAAACTAACACAATGACAGCCCCAAATCAGCCTTATTATCACAGTTTGGGAAGTACAAATATGATCAAATCACAAGCTTAATCACATATAACAATATATcaacaaaattcaatataaagtCAACTAAACTCCCTCAGTAATCAATCACAACAACCATTCACTTGTCCAACACAAATTTAATCGGTGAGAATTTACCGAAGTCCTACCTCCATACGAAATCAAAATACTCGAAATTTCGGAGAAACTTTTTGACTGAGCTGCCGAAGAAGAAAACATCAGAAATCGATTCCTCCGCCAAGAACACCAACtacaagaaaaaataatatttgtaacaaaaaaaattgtaacaAAAAAAGAGTCGTTGCAATATGTCCCATTACAAAAagtttataacaaaaaatagaactgttacaattcaaattaatattttgtaacaaatttttttaatacaaaaatcaAAATTCGTTACAAAAGtgataataaattttgatcaaaatatttttggcaatatatttttttctatcataaaattttgttataaaatataacttgattttgtaacattttttttctttagttacaaaagcacaatatttattttgtaacattttttaatacaaattgcatgcataatttatcaaattatttttttaattaattgatatattaACTATTTCACTAAACAAgtcaatatttatataatatgtaaaaatatagataattcaaatatgttttatttaactaaaattgctttaaaataaaataacattaataACTATATTGATTAGTTCTATATGTTATATTTCTTACACAAGTTTAACCAAAATTAACGCCAacgtaaaaagaaaaaagatacgAATACATTGAtcagattaaattttttattagaattatgaattatttcaaaaatttaaagctAGAAGTTCGAAAATTTTACAGCTTCTCTTTTTCACCTAcgatctttctttctttcttttcttttctttccttatAGTTTCGGTTAATGAGAGAAGATGAAATGTTGATGACGATGATTAATGAATAAGGAGAATTAGGTGATATtggttatatatataaagaaaacatgtgtcattttatatatatatagtaagccacatttaattttttttcctttgttcCCTTTAATGATTTTGGCTAGTTAAATGaaaccaaataataataataacaataataacaataataataataataataataataatatttttattttttttgaactATCTCattataatacaaaatatttaaaaattttaatagattttaaatttaaagtattataaaatttaatttaattatttttagaaaaatattttttaaataaaataataaatcatgaataactcattatttaattttaaaaaactcgGGTTGTAAATGTggaaaaaattcgaaaaaagaAACGAAATCTGTTCGAAAAAGACAGTCATATATTTACGCGTTGGTTGAAAAATTAGTTAGATTAGCGAGGTAAATTAGGTTAAAGAGACTTGTACggatttatatataaaaaaaagacttgtatgtagagaatatttattatgaatttatcTCGTTTAATTTACATTGTAAACGAAATAtgtgtatttaaaaaaaaaatactcgATGTCAAAGTCTTATGAGTAACCAAGTTTAACCAAATTGTTTACAAATAAAAACATATTCGCGCGCCACTTCCCTTTCCTTTAATGATCATCgcttttttttcttgttcttgtgttccttcttcctttttcaacgCCATTGTCATCGTCACTACCGCCACCACCGTCGGTATTATTGCTATCACTACCACCAATGTCGTCTTCTTcttgatgttgttgttgtttaatttttcttctctttttttcctctttgtctctcttattatcattatcatcgTTCTCGTcatcttcatctttttcttctcttataaatattcaaaaaacTGGAACACAGAATTTTAATGCacaatatataaattttgatgcacaatacacaaattttaatatacaacACAAATTTTTAAGGACCACATGTCTAAAACATTGACACCAACCAATAAAATATGCACAACACAAATTTTGTGAACAATACAAAAATCTTGTTGCATagcataaaatttttaatgtgAAGCATAGAAATTTTTAGAGGACATATTGACTCACTCAACTAACAAAATACATTCGCAGTAAAAATTTGTATATTATATCAACAAATTTGTGTTGTGtaaatttttatgtattatgtTTCGAAAACTTGTGTACTATACTATATCAATCAGAAGGCGTGAAAACAGAGTAGTGACATATGGACGTAATTTTTTTGTGGGCTTTGCACAAATTTAGTTAGACTTAGTTACAAAAAGATTTATATATGTAgtatcacttttttttttcaaatttcatatATTTTGTTTGCAAATGAGATAAAGCTAAATAAAATCGtgtcttattttatttacaatataaacgagatatatgtataattatttcgtttacactataaataAGATATGTAACGACCTAAAAACATAAATAGCATCCAAAATATCTAATTcagtaaataaaataattaaaatatttatttaaaaataaattctgaAAAGAGAAAGTTTAGGGCTAGCACTtaaccataaaaaaaaagaaataatttcACATCATTAGAtataatctcacaccattaaaaaatattaataataattaattgataactacaaatcacaaaatttactGCTCTTAACACTCTTCTTCTAAAAAATCATAGTACTATGTCGTCGTTTTCTACCACGATTTATGTGcaaattataaaatattgtACCTTGCCACTATTTAAAAGGGAAGAAAAAATGGTTTAAAACAATATAATAGTGTccactattaaaaaaaatttaaaagttatttattttatttttaataataataaaataattagtaatatatttatcaataattagacattaattattttatattttgtcattaaaaaattttagtaataattatataattactgataaaaaatttttaaatgaatatatatatatatatatatatatatatatatatatatatatataacctataataataaagataaatatataattatcataaaaatataaattaaataaaatataccTGAATTATTATGTCATTGTCCTTACAAATTTGTTACTAAAAGTAATTTTTGTGGTAATGAtggctttgattttattttatttagatgAAAAACCCTTTCTTTAATCACATAAAAAATGGTTTTATTCCAATCATTTTCAACATGTACaatatttttacataataatCTGGTTAGAAACACACAAAAGGTACATTCTTGTCAGCTTATTCTCAATCTTCATCATTCACAAACAAACACCAAACTGAAGACCCAGTACAAACAATACCGGCGAAATCAAAAGTATagaggaaaataaaaaagaaagaacaaaataaattaaaaataaatattgtcttctttaaaaaaatttaaaagtatatgAATAATAAGCACCCACAACAAACATATACACTTGAGTTTACTAGAGAGAAAACATGAGAGCTGAAGAAGCCATGGATATTGCTACAAGCGAAGCAGCAAAGTTGACGAAGGCGGAGGCGGCAGCATTAGGAGGATGGTGTCCTTCACTGGACGGTGCGGGTGTTGGATTTGTTTCCACAGTTCCTGCAGGTGGAGGAGAAGACTGCCCTTCTTGGCCGGTCGGGGCCGGTGAAGGCGCTGATGGCGGCTGCGGCCAAGGTGGCGAAGAAGTGGGACTTGCTGTGGAGGAGGTGCGGTTGGTTCTGTCGGCCATGACAATGACGGTTAGCTTCTCGTTCTTGAGGCAGTTATCTTTGTTGCCGCTAATGAAGAAGTATGGGCCTGATTGGGTGAGCTTAAACACTGTGTGCCCGTCTGAAAATTTTGCATATGGTGAGTTTGTGTTGCAGCTTGCATAGTCTTCGCTCTTCACCTGCAGCACTGAGTCTTGCCCAGATTGGTAGTTGAACACTGAATCACAGAACACAACCAAAAAATTATCAGAAGGAAAAATATAGGAAGACAATGAGTTTAGTAAACAATGCAGTTATGCATATGataactttttttcttttggtttgtgGTTTTTGTAGCTTGTGATTTTCGTAAGGATGTATTGTGTTTTTACTTTATTaaaccaattttaaaatttattgttaaAGTTATTGTCTACCtaataaaatctcaaaaaaatactatgtatacattaaaattagtcaattattaatataaaatatacaataaaatataaatatacgaTAACTGATCTAATAgttgaatttttatatatacataacattattaaataaatataaaaagcatttaaaatatttcatgaatatttttgtatttcaataattttaatcattaatctctattataaaatatatatatatatatatatatatatatatatatatatatgcagtAGAGATTAATAGCTAAAATTACTTAATCactaatatttttgaaatattaaaatttttttcttaagtatatatatacacaattgAAAGTCTTCCATAGTGGTAGTAAACACAAAAACTTAGTATATATTACTAATgctttttataatatatattttaattttttataactaatatatatatatatatatatatatatatatatatatatatgaaaatacttaactcaatattttttaaattaattattttttaattgaaatacaaattaattaattttaaaaaaaaataataatgaatataaaaataaaataaaaattatttattctgagaaaaaaataatttatataattatttaattatataaaaatatttagatcttaaaattattttttggatataaTTTATAGATTATTATTCTTATTGTATCTAATTAAGATACTATATAGTAGTATAAACTAATTATATGTCTATTTTTGTATTAGTTATTTATAGAAttcgatttaattatttttaaaatgttagtgaaaatatgtatttttcaaaatttaattttaggtttttgactatttttattttttatttgtatagtACCGAGTCAACCGGTTCAACCAGTGACCCAACGATTGAACCAATGACCCAGTAACCCAGTAACTTGACCGATTCAATTATCGgttcggttctgacaactatgtTTTCACTTGTTGAAAAGTATGTTGATATTTTCGAAACTTAAACTcaagattttttaattataatataaaatatttattattttaattaattatatatttgttaatatttaaaaggatgatatatatataatttaatagtATCTATTAATACACTAAtatttatatctatatataaaaaaatactctATTGATTATACATTAGAAAACTATATATTTTAACAAAAGTATGAATTCACATAGTTGAAGAAAAGATCAGAAGAATTTGAAATGTTCATTAGGATTGAAGAAGAAGTCACCTAGAGAGTCTCCAATTTGAAAACGGCTCTTTTCTGCCCATGAATTGAAAGGATTGAAATTGGAATCACTTGGAACACTCCAACCCTTTTGGCCTCCAACTATAAAATCATAGGCAGCACCCTCATGCACCAAGAGTAGCACACACAGCAACCCTAATGAATGAACTACTTTATTAGACCTTAAAATTGAGGTAGCCATAGGTGAGAAAAAACTAAAGGGTATTATTGCAATAGCAACTCAAAATTGGTACTAGTGTTTTGGAGGCCAGAGAGGGATGACAAAAATCTGAACCATTATCAAGGCTTATATAGGTGTGAGGTGCATGGAAAATTTACAAACTGTGGAAGGGAAGCTTTAATTTTGCAACTTTTTATTATTCTCCCCACACTTTGGGTTTACTTTGATTCTGGTGCAAAGCATAAgttcacttttattttctatactCAATATAATATTAGCTTTTTGAATGAATCTTTGATATAGCTTGATATGTGGGTTTGTGCTTTGCTTTATTGTCATTAAGGATGAATATTCATATCTTGTGAAATGAGGCTAAGGCTAGCTAAGACTAAGATTTATTTTATACATAAAGTTCAATTTTGATTAATAGAAtatgtttaaaaattttatggtattatctaataaaattgatgtgtttaaattattatttgaataataaattaaaaatatatctatttttattgatataatattacgtaattaaatttttatgtaaaaCTTTTATGTACAAAAAAAAATCGCCAAACAAAAAAATTGCACATCAAAATtctaaatataatatatttaaaaatataaattaaacatTTTTCGCATTTAACATTAAGAATTACACATTCGAAATTCGGTTATTGGAACTTTGGAATTTGGATGTACAAGTTTCACATTTTGGATATgttatattttgtaattttgaATGTAAAAGTTTAGGATTTTAAATACTCTAGAttttatttgtataatttttttaatcatgttatatatattaaatttaaccataaaaattaattaaaaataaaaaatatattaaaatattatatatatatatatatatatatatatatatatatatattaacttatttttcttttttatttacgATTGTTGGCAAATTTAATGTGAAGCTTGTTTTGTGGCGGCAATGCATGATTAATGACGTGTCTGCATTCCATTGGTGCCTGGTCTATgtagctatatatatatatccaggGATGGATTTATTTATTGGGGAGGGGGCATGCAAccattgaaattttaaaaattacttagTAATTTTTAGCGAAATGTTTTAATTATCTCCactatataattaattttaatttcaccttaaatcaaatttctaatccttctttttttctctcaatCTTCTTTATTTGTTCGACTGTCCAGTTTTTGCAGTCTGCCCTTCTGTCTCTAGAGATCAGAGTCATGATTGGCTTGTTGTCATGTGCTGCCATTCTGTGTTTCAACTAGTGTTGTAGTTCTCTCTTTGCTGACATCTTCGCCCTCTCTGTCTCCAGAATCACTGCCACGTCTTTGCCAATATCACTGGCTCATTGACTCTGTCTATTTCTCCTTGCATTGCCGCGATTCTCCTGCCGTCTCGCGTGGCTCCGTCGGTTTCTCTTTATATCGCCGCCGTGCCGCGTCTGGTGGAGTGGTGGTTTTACCTTCTTCTTCAGCGATcggttcttccttcttcttcttcaaagacTGCGAATCTGCGATCCTCCTCTATCTTCGGTCTTCACTCTTTAGGCTTCAGCAGAGATAGCTTGTCCTTCGTCCTGTTGTCGTTGGACGCCGCACCGCTACTGCCTACTGGGTTCTGCACTTCTGCTTTCTAGTTCCTAGAGTTCAACTGTTCAGATTCAGTCTTATATTATTCTCAGTATATTCATGAATCACGATTCTCCAAAATTGATATTTGCTTGCTTTATTGCTTATTCACTTATTTGCCTCATTGTTGTTTGATAATTGATATGGTTGGTTTGTTAATTGTGATTAAATTTATTCTGATGATGTAATTGCAAATTTAGTTTCAttaatttgtttattaattatttttgtgtaTTGAGTTATTGAATTAGGAATTTGGGATATTATTAGTTGTTCTTATTGGAAATTTATTTGAATGACATATATTTATCaattttgtatttataattttatactataaTTTGCATCAAATTTGCATCATTTTTAAGTTGAAACTATCAAGTAGTTGATAGACAACTTCAAGAATTCAACAATCATTTTACAGAGGTGAATACTGAATTGTTTCTTTGCATAGCTTGTTTGAATCTAAGACACTTATTATTTGCATTTGATAAGGAGAAGGTGATCAAGTTAGCTCAATTCTATTCATTAGAGTTTTCTTTCACTCAATTTTTGGTACTTGACAATCAACTTGAGAACTTCATACTAGATGTGCATTCTAATGATCAATTCTCGGACTTAAATGGAATTGGTGTTCTTTCTCAGAAGTTGGTTGAGACTCAAAAAAATGTTGTTTATCCATTAGTGTTTCTTCTTTTGAAGTTAGCTTTAATTTTGCCCATAACAACTGCATCAGTTGAAAGAACTTTTTTTGCTATAAATATCATAAAGAGTCAATTTTATAACCGTATGggagataaatttttaaataattgtttaataatatatataaaaagagagaCATTTAATTGTATTGATTATTCAATTTCTTCAAAATATAaaacctaaaaaaataaaattttaaattatttattattattttaaattattattttactattttaatttattaattaaataatttaaaaaataatcgTAATTTATAATAtcataatataattataaaaattattattatattatatatattttgtcctcactaataaaattatttgaatC is a window from the Arachis stenosperma cultivar V10309 chromosome 3, arast.V10309.gnm1.PFL2, whole genome shotgun sequence genome containing:
- the LOC130969695 gene encoding early nodulin-like protein 9, translating into MATSILRSNKVVHSLGLLCVLLLVHEGAAYDFIVGGQKGWSVPSDSNFNPFNSWAEKSRFQIGDSLVFNYQSGQDSVLQVKSEDYASCNTNSPYAKFSDGHTVFKLTQSGPYFFISGNKDNCLKNEKLTVIVMADRTNRTSSTASPTSSPPWPQPPSAPSPAPTGQEGQSSPPPAGTVETNPTPAPSSEGHHPPNAAASAFVNFAASLVAISMASSALMFSL